The Mauremys reevesii isolate NIE-2019 linkage group 7, ASM1616193v1, whole genome shotgun sequence genome includes the window GGACACTTCTGACACTTCTGACACTGAGCTGGGGGCATCGGAGCCCACAGGTACTGAGCTGGGGGCATCGGAGCACAGGGTACTGAGCCGGGGGGAGCCTGGAGCATTGAGCTGAGGGGATTGGAGCCCAAAGTACTGAGTTGGGGGGATGGGAGCTCAAGGTACTGAgccgggggggatgggagcagtgCCGGGGGGGCACTGAGCCGGGGGCATCGGAGTCCGGGGCACTGAGACGGGGGGATTGAAGCCTGGGGTACTGAGCTGGGGGGATCGGAGCCAGGAATATTTATCCAGGAGGATCGAAGCCTGAAGTACTGAGACGTGGGACCATAGCCAGGGGTACTCAACAAGAGGGACAGGAGATCCAGGGGATGGGAGCCCGGGGCATTTTGTCGCAGGGATGGGAGCCTGGGGCACTGAGCCAGGGGACATGGGAGCCTGGGGCACTGAGCCAGAGGGATGGGAGGCTGGGGcactgagctgggggagggatcagAGCCCAGGGCACTGAGCCAGGGGGATGGGAGCCCGGGGTGCCCGCAGTGTTGCTCACGTGGCCGGGCGGGAAAGCATGCAGCAGGTTCAGGATTGTGTGGCGATAGaggctctcccagcgctgccggGCCCAGCGCACACAGTCCTGCCAGCTGCACGGCTTCTCCTGCAGGCTGCTTCGCACCCCCTCCAGATCCTGTGTCGTCCGCTGTACCTCCAGGAAGGCCGGGTCCCTGTGGGTACAGGGCAGTGTCAGgccgagccccagccccacacacacatggCACAGTACAGTGCCAGAGACAGGGCCCAGCAGGGAAGGGTCACCCAcccagagagaacccaggcatcctggacCCTTCCAGgctggcccctgagccctggTACGTGTGAGCCGCTGGGCCACGGAGACCATGGACAGGCCCCAATGTCAGAGCCCCACTCTGGTCCCCCAAATcctcagtggccccctcaattgcccaacccctgccccccagagtcccCCTCTAGTCTCCAACCCTCACACCTCCCATCAGCCATCCAACCCCCCAGAacctccctcagccccccaccccccagaggcaCCTTCAGCTGCCcaatccctgccccccagcaccctcctcagtcccccaacccccacagctcccttcaGCCacacaacccccgccccccagagccacCCTACAGCCCCCTCCGGCCCACACTCACTCCAGGAATTTGTTGACATTCTCCGCAGGCACCTTGAAGAGCCCGTCAAACTCATCCCGGGCCCActgtgcgggagggggtgagttACACAGAGGCTGGGGTCGCCCCACTCCCACCCAATCCTATCAGGATGTGACAGGacccccatgctgccccctggCGTGGCCCATGCTGAGGGCCAAATGCcccagctgtggggcaggagcaggggcaggcggccagggcagggggtttctAGGAGGGGGCCCGGCgacagcccctgcagcccccaaggCCTAGTGCTAGGCCCCGAGACAGGGAGACAGGCAGGGCCTGGACCGTGCACACAGTGTGTGCAGGGGCTGCATGTCCAAGGGTCTGTGTCGGTAGGGGGCAGCATttgggcaggaggggcagtgtgtgggctgggaagcaggaaggccctgccagcagccctggcagccccttCCTTTGCCAAATAAGCAGGCCAGAGGCCGGGGACCCAGTGCAGGGCTGGGAATGGCAGTTCCCGGAGAGCCACCTGGCAGGTCAgagtgctcccctgccccccagccctgccccaggcacagTCGCCCCTGCCCTCGCTGGGCCCCAGACGACCTGGGCCTGCATCAGACAGTGAGAGAAGGGCTATGGCGCAGCCTGGTCACTGGCTCCAGGACTTCGGCCTGGGGCGGGCAACTGGGGTCGAGGAAGGCactggctggggacagggcacAGATTGGAGGGGGttcaggtctggggcagggaggaagggccGGGCCTAACctcaggatgcagggaggggccaggcccaagccaggggtggggagggcctgatctctggccaggagtgggccagaccaggggtggggaggggccaggcacAGGCCCAGGATGGAGAGGGCCCAGGTTCCGGAAGTGAGGAGAGACGGCCACCTGCAGGGTGTGTTCGATGGTGCTGGGAAAGTGGCGCAGGGTGCACAGGGGCACGGCAGACTCTGTGAGGTCCAGGGGGCTTCCAAACGGCTGCGTCAGATGGGGCACGACGACCTGCACGTGGCCCTTGGTGCCCTCGGTGCCTGAGTCCAGCAGGGGCTTGAGGTAGCGGATGCAGAGGCTGTCCACATAGGCCCCTATGGGAAACGAGTGGCCAGGTCATGGGGATGCCAcacttctgcccctccccctgcccaggcaGCCTCTGGGGCAGCTAGAGAGCAGGGCCCTGAATGAGATCTCAGGAAGCTCCACCCAGCAGCGACCCCCAGGAAACGCCCCAGCCAAGGGGAGGAAGAGCAGAAACTGAGCCAAGGCcagggaaggaagcagcagcCTCTTCCCAGCGCCTGTCCCAGGTCAGTCCCTGTGCCAGGCGGGGCCTGTGGCATGCTGGCACAAGCTGGTGATGTGGGTGGATGTGGCAGGGGCGTGGGAATGTGGTAGTGGGAGTGGGGGCATAGGAATGTGGCGTGGCGGGCTGTTGGGCATGGGCATGGGCAGTGGCAGTATGTGGCAGGGACGTAGGAACGTGGCAGTTGGCGTGGGGGCACAGGCATGTGGCATGGTGGGGTGTGGGGCGTGGACAGTGACAGTATGCGGCGGGGCGTGGGAATGTGGCAGTGGGTGTGGGGGCACAGGCATGTGGTGTAGCGGGCTGTTGGGCATGGGCAGTGGCAGTATGTGGCAGGGGTGTAGGAATGTGGCAGTTGGCGTGGGGGCACAGGCATGTGGCATGGTGGGGCGTGGACAGTGACAGTATGCGGCAGGGGCGTGGGAATGTGGCAGTGGGCGTGGAGGCAGAGGTTTGTGGCATGGCAGGGTGTGGGCAATGGCAGTATGGGGAGGGACGTGGGAATGTGGCAGTGGGCATTGGAGCACAGGCATGTGGCATGGTGGGGTGTGGAGTGTGAGCAATGGCAGTATGTGGCAGGGACGTGGGAATGTGGAAGTGGGTGTGGGGGCACAGGCATGTGGCGTGGCAGGATGTGGGGTGTGGGCAGTGGCAGTATGTGGCGGGGCCTGGGAATGTGGCAGTGGGCATAGGGGCACAGGCATGTGGCATAGCAGGGTGTGGGGCACGGGCAGCGGCAATATGTGACAGGGGTATGGCCCCAGGTGCTCAGGGCCAGGCTGCCTGTGGCAGTGCCGGGCACTCACGGGCCTGCATGCTGTCCAGTGCGTTGGTCACACCGTCCAGGGCCATGAAGAAGTCGTCTCCGTAGAGCGTCTCCGTGTCGGGCCCCACATGGTGTGGCTGGGCAGTCACCCTGGTCGTGGGGTTCATGCGCCGTACAGCCGCTGCTGCCGTCTCTGACTTCAGCTTCTGCAAGGGCCACGGGAGCCGTGAGCAGAGGCGGGACCAGGGAGACCCACCTCCATTGGTGCTGCACCCCCCAGAGAGACCCCATCTCAGGTACTGGGCCAGGCTGGACTGCTCCCTTGTTCTCTGCCAGCTCCACGGACCCCTTCCGGGCCCAGAGCCAGTGGCAGGGAGGATAACAGTCCAGGCTATGGAAAGTCAGTGCCCCTGGCTGGCGCCCGACCCCTCACCAGGGACCCCTTGAGTTCAGCCAGGGGGCAAAGGGCAAGAGTCAGAGCCAGGCAGGAGGCTGCACTCCCTCTCCCGCTCCCTAAAACGCACCCATCCTCATCCCCCATGCAGAACCGCTCAGGTAGGGGCTGTGGGTCTGGAGTCAGGGGCAATGGCAGAGCTAGGGGACGGCGGAGTCCAGGGCTCAgcaagcagggggctgcaggtcgggagtgagggacaccagcagagaagggggagcccagggctggggcagcagggggctgcggtttgggagtgaggggcactggcaaagctgggggatgggagagcccagggctgggctagcaggaggcTGCAGGTTGGGGAATGAGGGGCacgggaggagcccagggctggggcagcagggggctgcgggtcaggagtgaggggtgtCAAGGGCTAGGGCTGCCAATCCTCCCAATTTTGaagggagtctcccagaatcgggCTCAatctcccggaggctactgaagccaagccgggagattttaggtgctaaaaatctggcactgcagcagggtgaggcaggctccctgcctgccctggctctgcgctgtTCCCGGAAGTGgacagcacatccctgcagcccctggaatgggggcagggggtcttCATGTGCTGCCACCGCCCCAAGAGCCAACTCCGCACctctttctgcaccccaaccccctgccccaggctcagagccccctcccacactccgaacccctcgaccccagcccagagcccacacgcccccctgtcccagcctggtgaaagtgagtgcgGGTGGAGGAAAGTGAGTGATAGAGGGGatggatggagtgagtggggaggggccttggagaagggacggggcaggggtggggcctcagggaaaggggcggggtggggcagggcttttggatttgtgtgattagacagttggaaACCATAGTCAAGGCCTTGCCTGGCCCTCACCCCACTCACACCCACATCCCGAAGGCGGAAGAGCAGCTGCCGGCTGAGGTTGGAGCGCTCGATGGTGTCCATGTCCGTCACGGTGACGCTCCCGCCCTCGCCAGCCGCCAGCCCAATCATTGCAAAGTTCTTCAGCAGCTCACAGCCAATAGCTCCGGCTCCCACCTAGCGAGAGGAGGTGGGGTCAGCATGGTCTCGCCCTGAGCACCCTGCctcacccactccaccccctagccctccaccccacctcctggCCCCTCTCCTGGCCTGCTCACCACGAAGTACTTCTGCCGGCCCAGCCTCTCCTGGAAGTCAGCCCCGAACACAGCGATCTGCCCATCGTAGCGGCTGCCACGCTGTTGGAGCAGAGGGACAGACTGACATCAGCTCCCTCACAGCACCCCTTCCCCAACTAACTTCcctcacagcgcccctcccccagctggctccccacactgacccccttcagcagggcccaccctgctcctcccccagctggctccccacatagggttgccaactttctgattgcagaaaaccgaacacccttgccatgccctgaggccccacctctgccctactCCTTCTCCGAGGCCTCGCCCCCGCTCActctatcccccctccctctgtcactcgctctcccccaccctcactcacttgctcattttccccaggctggagaagggagttggggtgtggagcgggtgagggctccagctgggggtgtgggctctggggtggggccaagaatgaggggtttggggtgcaggagggggctccaggccgtggccgaggggtttggagtgtgggaagaggctgagggctggggcagagggttggggtgcgggaggggggtgccaactggacttttagcggcccggtcagctgtgctgaccagaacccccagggtcccttttcgactgtgCGTcccagtcaaaaaccggacacctagcaaccctatccctgcacagggctgggtaggggcccagccccagagccagtgGCTCCCAGGCTGTGTCCATCAGCAGGCGGCAGTGGGCACAGCACTCACCGGGGCACAGGACTCCTCCGTCAGCAGCGTGGTGCCCTGCTCGGGCAGGCACTCCAGCGCGTCAAAGTAAAGCCATTGCGCCAGCGGCAGGAACTTCCCCGAGGCAGCCTGGGCACAGCGAGACGGGCAACGTCAGTTCTCCTGGGGCCCTGAGTGCCTGGCCAGTGCCTGCCTGTAGAGCAGGGCTAGCTGCGCTGGGTAGCAGAGACTGGCAGCACCATGGGCTGGCTGCCACAGGAGGACACAGCACACTGTGCCAGGCCCAGCAGTATCACTAGGTacccagcagagcagagctgccTGGCACAGGAACAGGCACCTGAGAACCCCCAGACCTTCCCATCCCATCCCGCTGCGAGGTGCTGCACCCCCAGACCCCTAACCCCGCTGCAATGGCACTGCAGTGGGTAGCGCCACCTGCTGGCCATTTGTACAGATGTCGCTCAGAGACAACAGGATCCTGCCACTGGCTCCCTGTGAGTACACAGGCCTGTCCCCAAGACGAGGGAGTCAGggatcctgcccagccccagcactACACACACAACATGTCACATCCCAGCAACCTACTTTGCAGCAACTAGCTCCTCTTCATTAGGGCACCCTGCACTGGGACAGCTGGAGGCtacgggtcaggagtgaggggcaccaacagagctgtgtgtggatctcagggctgggctaggagggggctgtggggcgggagtgaggggcaccggcagaactggggaggagcccagggctgggctagcaaggggctgcgggtcagcagtgaggggcactagcagagctgaggggagcccaggactgggttagcagggggctgtggggtgggagtgaggaCCACCAGCAGAGCTGGTGAGGAGCCCAgaactgggctagcagggggctgtggggcgggagtgtgacaaagtggggatttccccttgttatgttatgttatgagtcttactgttgagcctatgtcagttttactgttttgcatgaatactgtgtgtgcctcagtttccctgtgtgctgcaccaaCACATCGGTggtgggaataagggtgtgtgactttggctgagacctctgaGGCAGGTCAAGCTgatccagctgcctgcacatatgctatgacaGGTGCCCTTCATAATCTGAGACCCAGGAGGGAGATGCGACCAGGTGATGACCAGGTGACTCTTGGCCCTGAGCGTTAAAGACAAGGAGGAGCAACTGGGGTATCTGAGGTTGTGTCACTGGAAGCTGTCAGTCTGCTTGGGGGGGCTGAAAGAGGGGGTATCCAGGGCTtctggcccaggactccccaagatggacttggctgaaagtcactgatttctgtgctaacaagttctgtcctacgctgtgttcctgtcaactaataaacctgctgttttactggctggctgagagtcacatctgactgcagagttggggtgaaGGGCCCTCTGGTTTTCCCAGGAACCCCACCCGGGCGGACTCACTGAgggaagcgcacggtgtggaaggggatgctgaatgctctgaggtcagatccaggaaggtggaagctgtgtgagctgcttgccctggaaacagtatgctcagagagaggaggctcccccagagtcctgactggcttcgtatggagtagttccagagcatcgcccggtgactccgtgacagggagtgaggggcaccggcagatcctggaggagcccagggctcggCTAGCTGaaggctgtgggtcaggagtgagaagcaccggcagagctgaggggagcccaggactgggctagcagggagCTATGGGACGGGAGTGAGGAGCCCCGGCAGAGTTGGGGAGAGCCCACAACTgtgctagcaggggctgcagggcagtagtgaggggcaccagcaaagctggggaggagcccagggctgggctagcccAGGGCTGTGGGACAAAAGTGAGGGGTACTGGCAGatctggggggagcccagggctgctctagcaggaggctgtggggcaggagtgaggggcattgcaGATGTAAGAGGACTGTTAGCCCCTTACTAAAACTGAGTGAGGTATtgtggttggctagctcccaaaaccaaaaggaaggggaagggtcgatgggaaatcaggaccctgagactgacagtccccaggggcaatggggagaagccaatgctccaggtcagcctgattgacagggcgagCAGGCTAATGAGGGAGTCATGAGTGCAGAGGGGTCCCATTCTCCAGTGAACTGGGGCTGCCTGGAACAgggtggggctgagctaaggagagagccgaggaccaggctgagctgggagccagccgaagccagaggggccagaggagcagcccagggggctggaggtaaagcagcagcagtgctggggctgaagctggggcAGTTCGGAGCCGCGTGCAGAGAGAAGCTGGGGAGAGCGAAGCGGGGATCCTGGGCAGAAGACCCAGTGCAGGGAAGAGTTGGGAGGGGGATCATAACCCTGATGGGAGGCTGACACTGGGAAGGCAACCTAAAGCCTGAGggcatgtggccactgccagagcaagtgtccaaccc containing:
- the UBA7 gene encoding ubiquitin-like modifier-activating enzyme 7 isoform X8; the encoded protein is MSALGRSSMRRSESLGEIDAGLYSRQLYVLGHEAMRRLAKTAVLVSGMKGLGVEIAKNIILAGVKSVTVHDPGNTQWSDLSSQFFLSESDVGRNRAVASQQRLAELNSYVPVTAYTRELSESFLAAFQVVVLSNSPLEEQLRISDICHARSIRFVLADTKGLAGQLFCDFGENFVVDEPSEADPVCAYVQHISQGTPGVVTCRDGQGHGHGFADGDFVTFSDVEGMSQLNGCKPRAIHVLGEFTLEIGDTGSFAPYQRGGVITQVKVPQLHSYEPLRASLAKPKIKAMDDRGHSLHLAFRALHTFTAEMGRLPRPRVQADAERLLELAQGLTTHQELLDEGLVRTFAHVSAGDLSPMAALLGGLAAQEVLKAASGKFLPLAQWLYFDALECLPEQGTTLLTEESCAPRGSRYDGQIAVFGADFQERLGRQKYFVVGAGAIGCELLKNFAMIGLAAGEGGSVTVTDMDTIERSNLSRQLLFRLRDVGVSGKLKSETAAAAVRRMNPTTRVTAQPHHVGPDTETLYGDDFFMALDGVTNALDSMQARAYVDSLCIRYLKPLLDSGTEGTKGHVQVVVPHLTQPFGSPLDLTESAVPLCTLRHFPSTIEHTLQGPGLPGGTADDTGSGGGAKQPAGEAVQLAGLCALGPAALGEPLSPHNPEPAACFPARPREQHCGHPGLPSPWLSALGSDPSPSSVPQPPIPLAQCPRLPCPLAQCPRLPSLRQNAPGSHPLDLLSLLLSTPGYGPTSQYFRLRSSWINIPGSDPPSSVPQASIPPSQCPGLRCPRLSAPPALLPSPPAQYLELPSPQLSTLGSNPLSSMLQAPPGSVPCAPMPPAQYLWAPMPPAQCQKCQKCPL